The DNA segment AGAACCTGCATTACTGACACATAAGCCCCTATCGTCACCCCCGTAGCACCTGTTTCCAGAGACCGTAGTGTCATGACTGACATTCCGGCTCGTTCGGCGACCTGTTTGGCAGTCAGCTTTCTGCGCAAACGTGCCAATTTCAGACGGTCGCCCAGATTGCTCGGCAGCGCTGCAGTTTTTCGGAAGCAGGGGCGCGGTCTTTTTGGCCATAACGCTGATATTCCTTCACTCGAGTAGTGATGGCGCCAGAATAATTGCACTTCCCGCTCGATATAGAGGCTCTAGTACGCCATCACGGCCATTGCTGCCTGGCATGAATAATTCGCAACACCTCCACGTATTCATCTTTGATCGTGTAGACGATGACGTAGTTGGAGGCAGCGACTATTTCCCTAGTGCCTTCAACTTTGCCCTTTTTGTATAAGGTGGGACGCTGTCGAGAAAACGTCATCCAGATCCGCAGCCGCTTCAGGATTGTCTTGCCCGATGCGATTCATGATTCGGTCTCGGTCATCAAGCGCTTGTTGGCGCCAGACCAGCCTCATCAGCGCGCTCGTTGACGCAAGGCATCACGCTTGGCAGCGAATATTCGGCGAGCATCTTCATCGCTAACGCTTGGTCTTGGATCATCGATGCTGATCTGAACTTGCTGCTTGAACCA comes from the Pseudomonas granadensis genome and includes:
- a CDS encoding type II toxin-antitoxin system RelE/ParE family toxin; the protein is MTFSRQRPTLYKKGKVEGTREIVAASNYVIVYTIKDEYVEVLRIIHARQQWP